gcCTCCAAGCCTCCCCGAATGTATTTCACATAACGTTAAGAGATTGGACGAGTGCAAGAGTGGCAGGCAGACTCCACACAGCAAGATACAAGCAGGGTTAGTCATGTTGCTGATCCAGTGGACTAAAGTACACATAAACCCATTTCCTATTATGTATCTGTTGTTCATGTTCTTCTGTCTGCACtaaaggcttttgtttgtttccctccAAAGCAAGATGGAAAGTTACCTTTTGTTCCAGGTGAAGAGGAGTTTATTATGGGAGTTTCCAAATACGGCATTAAAGTTTCAACATCTGATCAGTATGTAAGTGATTTGCAGCAAACTGTCTTTTTGGTGAGAGTTGAAAAGTGCTTTTACTTATTTCTCTGATAGATGATCTGTGTGACCAAAATGTCACTTCTGGCTTCAAGCAAAagttaaatgaacaaaaaagctCTGACAGCAGCACAGCTTCGTGTCGTATTTCCTCAGGGCTGTCTGTATTTTCCTGGTTGGATTGGTTTGATTTATGACAAAAATCTATTCCTTTTGAGATAGAGCACCAGACAAAAGGCAAGCAAGCCTTTATGCTCTTTGGGCACATCTTCCTTCCTCTGTGGCTGTTCTGCCATTCTCTCACATGGAGAAGTAGCATGACTGTGGTGGCCAAGACCACGGGTTCCTCAGCCTGAGTTAGTAATGCAATTCCTGCTGATGTTATtgtcaagaggaaaaaacaaaggatGTTTTTTTTCAAGAATACCTGAGTTGTCTTCCTCTAAAGTTCCAGCCTTGCACTCCTAATTCAAGAGTGGGAGTTCACTCCAGCACTAAAGCCTCATGATTCCACTTTATTGATCAagtgtattttttgtttgcatCATTTCCTACGtgtagtttattttcctttagcaCACTTCGAGTAGcttttttgctaaaaataaaaatccggTCTCTTCCCCAGGGCCCTCCAGTTGCCTTTGTGTACCTTTGTATTGCAGCCATGTGGTTTCCTTCTGGTTGCCCTCAGAGCCCCAGATACCATAAATACTTGGCCTTGTGAAGTCATGACCCATCAACAACCGAGCAATGCCTCTTCATAAAAGCCTCAAGTATGAGGACAGTGAATAGCATTGCTCAATAGCTGAATACTCTGAAGGGAGCCAAAAAGTTTCCTTTGGtcccttcagaaaataaaacacttgttTCTAATGCCTGGGAGGAATTGTCGTAGTTGTTACTCAAACTTTGAATTCTTTTAGGTTCTGTTCTTACTGTGCTCCTAAATTCTTAATTCTCATTAAGAATATAGGTTACACTATTATTTAAATTCCTTTGTACTTTGATAAAGATCAAATAGGTAATTTTAAGACTTTTATCCATCATTCTTCTGTCTTCAAGCTGAAAGCATGCACAAGCTGATAAAGCTGCCTGTGATTAAGCTAGCTTGCACTGGCATTTTATTGCATTGCATTCTGTTTCCCAAATTCTGGCTTTTTGCATCTGTGTCACTGTTGACATTTAATTTGTCCTTGTGTTAGTCCACCTAACTCTTTTCATAGAGTTCCAAGATGAAAAGGTTTTCTCTGCATTTGTACAAAGAATTCAGTCTTTTATGACTTTGGGGGAAAGGTGAGAGTTCTGTGATTTGTAGATACCTTTGCAGGTGAATAGGCACCTATTTATTTCAGATGCCAAAAAAGAGAACGATTGCAGGATACAAAATTTTTCCTCATGGATTTCAGCCAACatttgagaaattatttatttcattagtGACTGAAATATGTACAGATATGTAATTCACTCATACACTTCCAGTGTTTGTGGATGCAACCACTAGAAACCAAAGGCAAAGCATTTATAGAAGTCACACTGAGGCTTTGGCCTTCTTCACATTCTGATTGTATGTATTTGTgcattatatatatgtacatacacctATGGCACAGTTTGTCCATCTGCCATCTCATTTCTCTCTCAGCTGCAGAATCCCCTCATAGCCAAATactggaagaaagggaggaaattaATTTAAGGGGGACTGTGTACTTTAAAGAATGCTATCCTTCTTTTAGTGATAATCCACATGCACATTAGCACTGTAGCAAGTTCCAAGCAAGTAACTCTAAGAAGTTACAAGTAATTTGGAGGGAAATCTTGGCATCTTTCATACAGAGAATGGAGGCTTGATCCAGTAAGTCCCACATCAGCTCCAGCTGCCTTCTGTGTGGTATGGTAGTTAGTGATGGTATGAATAATTGTGAGCGATTGCTGAGTGAATGTCAGGAGATGTTTTTCAGCAAGGTGATCTCAGGAGCTCTGGTAGAGGGCTCTCCCTTGAGGGTTTCATAGCAGGCATCAAGCTCACTGTCTGTTTTTACAGCTTCTCTATCAAAGTGGACATTTCTTTAGACCCTTCAGCTATCGGTAGGGACAAGGTGTTCAATGCCATGAACATAGAAAAAGCTGTCTTGAAGTCGTAAGACCCTAGAGGTGGTATGACTGGAATAAACCAGATGAATATTATCGGTTGGGTGGGATGGCTTGAGAAGAAAGGCTTTGTGTAGCGTAGGTCTGCAGAGACCTTGTACGGGGCATCAGCCAATCCCTTTGTGGAACAGCCAAGATCAGAACTGTTGGGACTATGGTGAAACCCTGCAACTGCGGTGCAGAGTAGCAAGTTTCCCAGGCTAGATATCTGCAAGAGTCAGGACCCATGCTGTGGCTCAGGCCACATGGCTACCACACCCCCacaacccccctgccccaaagcaACTAACCTTGTCCATACCCTCTTCTGGGAACAGTTTCTTGCCTGTACCCTTCCCGGAACTGAGACAGGGGACTGtctggaaaaatactggaaaagtaATAGTTGTTTTAAGGTTTTAAGTTACCTCTGTGCCAGACATACAGTGTACTGCCTGTCCTACTCACAGAGGGCAAGTGAGGATAGGTGGGAAACGAATGTGTGTTTTTTTAGGATGGCCAGATAGTCCACATATGAATGCAATTCTAATACAGAAGCAAAAATTAAAGCTAAAATTGTGTTAAACCAccacttcttatttttttaaatcttgactAAACTctcaattaaaaaattataagTTTACCAAGGAAtacttttcttttgtaaataaatCTGAAGTATTCTTTTGTGAGAGAATCAAAACAGGTAGAAAACTGAAATAGCTGTTGCACTGTTCCAGAGTAACTTTTATTTGCCACATGGTTTCAGGATGTGTTACATAGGCATGCTCTCTATTTAATTGTACGGATGGTCTGCTATGATGATGGTCTGGGAGCAGGAAAAAGTTTACTGGCTTTGAAGACAACAGATGCAGCCTCTGAAGAATGCAGCCTCTGGGTATATCAGTGCAATAGTTTGGTAAGAGTTTATGTTTATAGTATTTAATTTAGGTATCAGTATTTTGATtgtaaagggagattctaggccCTTGTGAAGGCTTTTTGGCAGAAGGGGGATTgctcaattaaaaagaaagagtaTAAATGTGCCCTGGCTGAGGAGGGGAGAAAAGCCCTGCTGACTGCATTTGATCAGCTTTGAGGAAAAATACTTACATTCCCTAAAATTGCCAATGAAAGTACATGCCTGAGAAAGCTCTTTGCAATCTAAAGAGTGCTATTGTAGCTGCTAAGGACAATCCTCCGTTtgtattttcaaagacaaaaaccTCTTAAGATCggacagagcagggagggatTGAGTAACAATTCTGGTAGTAGAGCATGCGTGCATATTCATAAGCAAGGGAAGTGACCCCTTCTTACGAGTAGGAGAATTCATTGTCAAGGTGCTATGATGTGACACACACCCTTAGCAGCACTGGGGGAACACACGAACTGACTTTCTGAATGCTAGTGTCATGCTATGATGAACGCTAACAACTCTGACTTGTTTCAAAAGAGCTCATTTAAAACAGCTTCCCACATGTCACTGCAGACCacagaaatcaaattaaatcTCACTTGTGCTACTCCATTTTGCATGTCTCTGCCAAAAGAATGATAAAGGTCACATTCTCCTTTAAATGAGTTTTGAGACGCTTAGAAGTTCTTCAGAAAGTGTTAATGtgaatgtttggatttttttaggaACAAGCACAAGCTATTTGCAAAGTATTATCTACAGCCTTTGATTCAGTTCTAATGTCGGAGAAGTCCTGATTTTCTTCAGCACCACGTGACTGTGTAGTACAAGAGGCCTTTGTGTGAGGAGGGAATGGGGCTCCTTTGTGATACCACAGACTGGCAGTAGCTACATCCAAACCTAGAAAAAAAGACTTGCTGTGCAAAGAAGAGCCATACAACCTTGCACATGGTACTTTGTCATTCCCCAGCCATCATGACTTGAAGAAATTATTCCATCTTCAGTTTCCAAGACAACACAGAATTTTATATTTaacatgaatttttttcctaaatcatgTTTTGTATATTAATGTCAATATtgtagaaatgtaaaataaaactgacaCTTACTTCTGTCTCTTTGTCTGAAAAACAATTTGTTAATATAGACTTCAGTATTGCTTAGCCTAGGTATTAGAGCAAAATGAGCAAAGTGATAACAGGTAGTCATTTGGTGCTTTATACCTCTAATTTAATCTTAGCTGACATCTACACGGTTTCTGTGTTCAACTAAAAATCCACAAGATGCACCTTTTTTTTGCTCAAGTGCTACTTGTTGGTATTTCTCATTTTACAccttgaaaaaaagaatattgccTAAGCAATGCCAAGTAACAGAAGAGAAGTAGccaaagtgattttaaaagtagttttatttttccagacatTTGACTGGTTAACAAGAGTAAAATTTATTAATCATGCTCTAATTATAAATCACTGCATCCAGGACATTGAAAATAAGAGTTGATTTTAGGTTATACAATATATACAGTTGCTCTGcaactaaacaaaataaaaacaactgaatTGAATATTATACATCTCATAGCATTCTAAGCTGCATTTTAAGTGTCACTTGCTCCTTTTTAAACAGTTAACACAGCAACCTAATAGTCTGTCTATTAACAGGTTTTCTGAATCATTATTTAATCAGATTTGAAAAGTTGTATGAAATATGCCAAAATTTTGGActtaaaattcttaattttataTTATAAATAGATTATCTACAGGCTctagaatttctttttcctctgccagaGGAGCAGACTTTGAGAAACATGGAAAATCTAGGGATAAATTTTGCTTAGCTGCTCTTTATTGGTCCTCAAGATTTTGTCTGTCTGCACTGCTAGTGCTATTAAGTTGTATTCTACAAGTTTCCTAGTTTCTAAGTGACCGGTGAACAAGGCTGTGACATTTTAAAGTTTATTCCTCTTCTAGTAGAACTCAAGGAAAATTTGCATCATTGTTTAACTTTATGAGTTGTTACATACACTATAAGATTCTGTGTTAAAAATACTGTACATTAGGAGATCTGTGCAAAATAATATGCCCATTTACTCTCTAGACTCTATCAGGGATAGAAACATACAAAATAGTGTTGCAAACTGAACATATCAGTAAGTGAATAAACTGTAGTGCTAAACTATTACTCTATCATTTTACTGGGAACTTTGAAAATACAGACTAATTTGCTTCAACTTGCAACAAAAATATCTTGAAACATTCCAGTTTGTTCCCCATTTATACTGCAGCAACAGCATCTAGGAAATGAAAGTTATGCATATACTTGGCTGTATCCACACATTTGAGAGGCTATCAACCAACTGTACCATTTAGGAAAGGCGATACATGGTAAAATCAGTGTTGCTCTTCCAGCACTAACACAATGTGATATTTCTCCAAATAAGCATATATGGTGGTGGCCTATTTTCCATTCCGTTCAATATGAAATGGCCAATTTAAACACCATTTGTCAGAAATTCAAAGTTCTCTTGATAAATCTAGAGATAAAATATTCACGAAACGTGATCAAAGCCAATGTGACCTAGTCATTGATTTTTCTTATCCTATGCCATCAGTTGTTTCCTGTAGCATAAGCAAAACCTGGTACAATTTCACAATATACAAACATCAAAATGACGTCAGATTTGTGTTGGTATTTTGTATTCCATCAACCAACTGGGAACTACCCATGGCCTAGCCTTTGTTCACAAATTAGTAAAACAAATTTAACAACAGTGTAGCTACCATATATGTGGGTATATTATATAAATACAGAGTGAGTGAGCAAACTACCATTGTTTGCAATGTAGTGGCACACAAATTTTA
This sequence is a window from Harpia harpyja isolate bHarHar1 chromosome 15, bHarHar1 primary haplotype, whole genome shotgun sequence. Protein-coding genes within it:
- the ITGB1BP1 gene encoding integrin beta-1-binding protein 1 isoform X3, whose amino-acid sequence is MGVSKYGIKVSTSDQYDVLHRHALYLIVRMVCYDDGLGAGKSLLALKTTDAASEECSLWVYQCNSLEQAQAICKVLSTAFDSVLMSEKS
- the ITGB1BP1 gene encoding integrin beta-1-binding protein 1 isoform X4 translates to MFRKGKKRHSSSSSQSSEISTKSKSVDSSLGGLSRSSTVASLDTDSTKSSGQSNSNSDTCAEFRVKYVGAIEKLNYNESKSLEGPLDLINYIDVAQAFVCFPPKQDGKLPFVPGEEEFIMGVSKYGIKVSTSDQYDVLHRHALYLIVRMVCYDDGLGAGKSLLALKTTDAASEECSLWVYQCNSLEQAQAICKVLSTAFDSVLMSEKS
- the ITGB1BP1 gene encoding integrin beta-1-binding protein 1 isoform X1 — translated: MFRKGKKRHSSSSSQSSEISTKSKSVDSSLGGLSRSSTVASLDTDSTKSSGQSNSNSDTCAEFRVKYVGAIEKLNYNESKSLEGPLDLINYIDVAQQDGKLPFVPGEEEFIMGVSKYGIKVSTSDQYDVLHRHALYLIVRMVCYDDGLGAGKSLLALKTTDAASEECSLWVYQCNSLEQAQAICKVLSTAFDSVLMSEKS